From one Sulfurimonas sp. genomic stretch:
- the metG gene encoding methionine--tRNA ligase — MSKYITTPIYYVNGEAHIGHAYTTFIADSLARYERLKGEKTFFLTGTDEHGQKIEESAQKKGKETQAFADEISATFRNLWDEFEISYDKFIRTTDEDHKLGVQKAFEKMYEKGDIYKDFYEGHYCVSCETFFPETQLVDGEFCPDCGRTTNVVKEESYFFKLSNYEDKLLAHYEQNPEFIMPKSRANEVINFVKGGLRDLSVTRTSFSWGVHMPASINDDKHVMYVWLDALLNYITALGYGKNEENMDFWPASTQLVGKDILRFHAIYWPAFLMSLDLPLPKTIGAHGWWTRDGEKMSKSKGNVVSPKDVSDAYGYENLRYFMLREVPFGQDGDFSQRALIDRMNSELSNDLGNLLNRIIGMSGKYSDFEIDSVDVEKYHSKELTQMNEVLDSLDNYMETLQTHRYLEELWKLFAIGNSAITEYEPWAKMKEDRKDEALATVALVANVLAKAVVMLSPIMPNTSKKVADTLNFEINNDSYTELVCDKKLLKLFNIKKIDPLFPRIEEPLMPEAPAQEPNKPVSDDEPQEVEEDNLIEIGQFFETSLKVGTVVEGEAVPKSSKLLKLQVDLGEAKPRQIIAGIKKSYSAEDLIGTQVCVVANLKPAKLMGMLSEGMLLAAKDDEGLCLIRPEKPKKAGTPIG, encoded by the coding sequence TTGAGTAAATATATAACTACCCCAATCTACTACGTGAATGGTGAAGCACACATTGGTCATGCATATACAACTTTTATAGCTGATTCACTAGCAAGATACGAAAGACTAAAAGGTGAAAAAACTTTCTTTTTAACCGGTACTGACGAACATGGTCAAAAGATCGAAGAATCTGCTCAAAAGAAAGGTAAAGAAACTCAAGCCTTTGCTGATGAGATCAGTGCTACATTTAGAAACCTTTGGGATGAGTTTGAAATATCTTACGATAAGTTTATCCGTACAACAGATGAAGATCATAAGCTTGGTGTTCAAAAAGCGTTTGAGAAAATGTACGAAAAAGGTGATATTTACAAAGATTTCTATGAAGGTCACTACTGTGTAAGCTGTGAGACTTTCTTTCCTGAAACTCAATTAGTTGATGGTGAATTTTGTCCTGACTGTGGTCGTACAACAAACGTAGTAAAAGAGGAAAGCTACTTTTTTAAACTTTCAAACTATGAAGACAAACTTTTAGCACACTATGAACAAAATCCTGAATTTATCATGCCAAAATCTCGCGCTAATGAAGTAATTAACTTTGTAAAAGGCGGATTACGTGATCTTTCAGTAACTCGTACTTCATTTTCGTGGGGTGTACATATGCCAGCTTCTATAAACGATGACAAACATGTTATGTATGTATGGTTGGATGCACTTCTAAACTATATAACAGCTCTTGGATATGGTAAAAATGAAGAAAATATGGACTTCTGGCCAGCTTCAACGCAGCTTGTGGGTAAAGATATCTTGCGCTTTCATGCTATTTACTGGCCTGCATTTTTAATGAGTCTTGATCTTCCGCTTCCAAAAACTATTGGTGCACACGGTTGGTGGACACGCGATGGCGAAAAGATGAGTAAGTCTAAAGGTAACGTAGTATCACCTAAAGATGTGTCAGATGCTTATGGATATGAAAACCTAAGATACTTCATGCTTCGTGAAGTTCCTTTTGGTCAAGACGGTGACTTTTCTCAACGTGCACTGATTGATAGAATGAACTCTGAATTAAGTAACGATCTTGGTAACTTATTAAACCGTATAATCGGTATGAGCGGTAAATACTCTGATTTTGAGATCGATAGTGTTGATGTAGAAAAATACCATTCTAAAGAGTTAACTCAGATGAATGAGGTATTAGATTCATTAGACAACTACATGGAAACTCTTCAAACTCATAGATACCTTGAAGAGCTTTGGAAGCTTTTTGCTATTGGAAACAGCGCTATTACAGAGTATGAGCCATGGGCTAAGATGAAAGAAGACAGAAAAGACGAAGCACTAGCTACAGTTGCACTAGTTGCAAATGTTCTTGCAAAAGCTGTTGTTATGCTTTCTCCTATTATGCCTAACACATCTAAAAAAGTTGCAGATACTCTTAATTTTGAGATCAATAACGATAGTTATACAGAGCTAGTTTGTGATAAAAAACTGTTAAAATTATTTAATATTAAAAAGATAGATCCACTATTTCCTCGTATTGAAGAGCCTTTAATGCCTGAAGCTCCTGCACAAGAGCCAAACAAACCTGTAAGTGATGATGAGCCTCAAGAGGTTGAAGAAGATAATTTAATAGAGATCGGTCAATTTTTTGAGACATCTCTAAAAGTCGGAACCGTAGTTGAAGGTGAAGCAGTGCCTAAAAGCTCAAAACTTCTTAAACTACAAGTAGATCTAGGAGAAGCTAAACCTAGACAAATCATTGCAGGTATTAAAAAATCTTACTCTGCAGAAGATTTGATCGGTACTCAGGTTTGTGTAGTTGCAAACCTAAAACCTGCCAAACTAATGGGAATGTTATCTGAAGGTATGCTACTAGCAGCTAAAGATGATGAGGGTTTATGTCTTATTCGCCCTGAAAAACCTAAAAAAGCCGGCACTCCTATTGGATGA
- a CDS encoding class 1 fructose-bisphosphatase encodes MTDIFEAIQRSAKRIKKAIDIKDIGYSNQANSSGETQLQLDIQCDMIIEEELSHVPTVHTIASEEKEHPMELNTKGKYFIAYDPLDGSSLIDVNLSVGTIYGIYEGGFGSENMVASCYVVHGPRVEMVFAHNKVKLHLLQEENWEFVKEIRMKEKGNLNAPGGTQQNWEPYHKELVDSFFKEGYRLRYSGGMVPDLHQILLKGGGLFSYPATSDKPEGKLRRLFEVFPFAFIYKLAGGEAINGKDDLMTLPYAHVHDTSPCFFGSRHEIQRVKEVYANN; translated from the coding sequence ATGACAGATATATTTGAAGCGATACAAAGAAGTGCAAAAAGAATCAAAAAAGCGATTGATATTAAAGATATTGGTTATTCAAACCAAGCAAACAGCTCAGGTGAAACACAACTTCAGCTTGATATTCAATGCGATATGATAATCGAAGAGGAACTTTCACACGTACCTACGGTTCATACAATAGCAAGTGAAGAAAAAGAGCATCCAATGGAGCTAAATACAAAAGGTAAGTATTTTATAGCATATGATCCACTTGATGGTTCATCTTTAATAGACGTTAACCTTAGTGTAGGGACTATTTACGGTATATATGAAGGTGGATTTGGTTCTGAAAATATGGTTGCTTCATGTTATGTAGTTCATGGACCAAGAGTTGAAATGGTGTTTGCTCACAATAAAGTTAAACTTCACCTGCTTCAAGAGGAAAACTGGGAGTTTGTTAAAGAGATCCGTATGAAAGAAAAAGGTAATCTAAACGCACCCGGCGGGACTCAACAAAACTGGGAACCATATCATAAAGAACTAGTAGACAGTTTCTTTAAAGAGGGTTATCGCCTTAGATATTCCGGTGGTATGGTTCCAGATCTTCACCAAATACTGCTAAAAGGCGGTGGTCTGTTTTCTTACCCTGCTACAAGTGATAAACCTGAAGGAAAACTACGCAGACTGTTCGAAGTTTTCCCTTTTGCATTCATTTATAAACTAGCAGGCGGAGAAGCGATTAACGGTAAAGATGATCTAATGACACTTCCATATGCTCATGTTCACGATACATCACCTTGTTTTTTTGGATCACGTCATGAAATTCAAAGAGTAAAAGAAGTTTATGCAAACAACTGA
- the mobB gene encoding molybdopterin-guanine dinucleotide biosynthesis protein B: protein MNKRLAVAFTGPSNSGKTTLILKVARKLIYEHKKEVAIIKHDPGDKARFDVEGKDSYKFSDTGAEVIVTSPTRTTYFSHRQKELDEMIRLFDKFDILLVEGLKNLPLPRIAVFRNSLDTDYFPYMDALAIDESIDSDAYDIPKNVSMLDLNDPEDVISWILKNSKEV from the coding sequence TTGAATAAAAGATTAGCAGTAGCTTTTACTGGACCATCAAATAGTGGGAAGACAACACTTATATTAAAAGTTGCCAGAAAACTTATTTATGAGCATAAAAAAGAGGTGGCAATAATAAAACATGATCCAGGTGATAAAGCAAGGTTTGATGTTGAGGGAAAAGACAGCTACAAGTTTAGTGATACAGGGGCTGAAGTTATAGTAACCTCCCCTACACGTACAACTTACTTTTCTCATAGACAAAAAGAACTAGATGAGATGATTAGACTCTTTGACAAGTTTGACATACTGCTTGTCGAGGGTTTAAAAAACCTGCCTTTACCTAGAATAGCCGTATTTAGAAACTCTCTAGATACAGACTATTTTCCATACATGGATGCGTTGGCTATAGATGAGAGCATAGATTCAGATGCTTACGATATCCCAAAAAATGTTTCTATGTTAGATCTAAATGACCCTGAAGATGTAATATCTTGGATACTTAAAAACTCAAAGGAAGTATAA
- a CDS encoding YggT family protein yields MSVLVDIIQGLGGILITLINVYIWVVIIAALLSFVNPDPYNPIVQFLHRVTQPAYTLVRRNIKTDFGGLDLAPLVIIIALQVVVVILSSVLRAL; encoded by the coding sequence ATGAGCGTGTTAGTTGATATTATTCAAGGTTTAGGTGGTATTTTAATAACGCTGATCAATGTATATATTTGGGTAGTTATAATAGCTGCACTACTTAGTTTTGTAAACCCTGATCCTTACAATCCAATCGTTCAGTTTTTACATAGAGTTACTCAACCAGCTTACACTTTAGTTAGAAGAAACATAAAAACAGATTTTGGCGGGCTTGATTTAGCACCTCTTGTTATTATTATAGCTCTTCAAGTGGTAGTTGTAATACTAAGCTCTGTTTTACGTGCTCTCTAA
- the gltX gene encoding glutamate--tRNA ligase: MLRFAPSPTGEMNIGSLRLALLNYIVSQQKKEDFIVRIEDMDKEKNIEGCDQEILDILDLFGIKYTQTIYQSQNYKFHSAMALQLMHEKRAFSCFCSDEWLDKKRKEAEKDNKPYSYDDACRNLPAELVIDNTNPFRIRITRPESDIVIHDKIKGDLSFSIDEVDSFVILNQDKTPTYNFACAIDDMISDISMIIRDENHLSNTPKQEHIRRSLGYEKNVEYAHLVPISNSEDFSIKSLLEQGFLPEAIINCLLSTVIESSSEIFTLEEAIESFDINKISNSPAEFSIEKLKQINNTYLKNLDAKELSRYVGFADAEIGELARVFLDGVSTTKELKAKIEPIFADKNIPNELSEQSKVMIDAIKNAPFFDAFDDFKAYISKETDIDDENFSKILRYVLTGAEEGPDLEKIYKYLKNYIGGIVK, from the coding sequence ATGCTTAGATTCGCACCTAGTCCAACTGGTGAAATGAACATAGGAAGCTTGAGGCTTGCCCTACTCAACTATATTGTTTCTCAACAAAAAAAAGAAGATTTTATAGTACGTATAGAAGATATGGATAAAGAGAAAAACATAGAAGGATGCGATCAAGAAATTTTAGACATACTTGATCTTTTTGGCATAAAATACACTCAAACAATCTATCAAAGCCAAAACTACAAGTTCCACTCAGCTATGGCTCTACAATTGATGCATGAAAAAAGAGCTTTTAGTTGTTTTTGTTCAGATGAATGGCTTGATAAAAAGCGCAAAGAAGCTGAAAAAGATAATAAACCTTACAGCTATGATGATGCTTGTAGAAATCTACCTGCAGAACTTGTAATTGACAATACAAATCCTTTCAGAATAAGAATCACTAGACCTGAATCAGACATAGTAATACATGATAAAATTAAAGGTGACTTATCTTTTTCTATTGATGAAGTAGACAGTTTTGTAATTCTCAATCAAGATAAAACACCTACATATAATTTTGCGTGTGCTATTGATGATATGATTAGTGATATTAGTATGATAATTCGTGATGAAAATCATCTCTCAAATACTCCAAAACAAGAACATATCAGAAGATCTTTAGGGTATGAAAAAAATGTTGAATATGCACACCTTGTACCTATTTCTAATTCTGAAGATTTTAGTATTAAAAGCCTACTAGAACAAGGCTTTCTGCCTGAAGCTATCATTAACTGTCTTCTATCAACAGTTATAGAATCATCCTCTGAAATTTTTACTTTAGAAGAAGCAATAGAGTCGTTTGATATAAATAAAATTTCCAACTCACCTGCAGAGTTCAGCATAGAGAAACTTAAGCAGATTAACAACACTTATCTTAAAAATCTAGACGCAAAAGAGTTATCACGTTATGTAGGATTTGCCGATGCTGAAATTGGTGAGCTTGCTCGTGTATTTTTAGATGGTGTATCTACTACAAAAGAGTTAAAAGCTAAAATAGAGCCTATTTTTGCAGATAAAAACATACCAAATGAGCTTAGTGAGCAGTCAAAGGTTATGATTGACGCAATTAAGAATGCACCATTTTTTGATGCATTTGATGATTTTAAAGCTTATATTTCAAAAGAAACAGATATCGATGATGAGAATTTTTCTAAAATACTTCGTTACGTGCTTACAGGAGCTGAGGAAGGTCCTGATCTTGAGAAGATCTATAAATATTTAAAAAACTATATAGGGGGAATCGTTAAATGA
- a CDS encoding response regulator: protein MANIDLVQLTQQTKKLTAMVVEDEKVTNELLSSTFKNFFSNVTSCFNAEEALDAFGKVNPDIIFVDIVMPGMDGIELARKIREQNPGQIIIVISASNDIEKISESIEVGVNSFIQKPIDTKKIIELLSGITSMINKKRKVETKTFSISLPLDLYDLVNENAKEESISKNAVIIRALRGFYENN, encoded by the coding sequence ATGGCAAATATTGATTTAGTACAATTAACACAACAGACAAAAAAACTTACAGCTATGGTTGTAGAGGATGAGAAAGTTACAAATGAACTATTAAGTTCAACTTTTAAAAACTTTTTTTCAAATGTTACTTCATGCTTTAATGCTGAAGAAGCTCTAGATGCATTTGGTAAAGTTAATCCGGACATAATTTTCGTTGATATTGTTATGCCTGGTATGGATGGAATTGAGCTTGCAAGAAAAATTCGTGAACAAAACCCAGGACAAATCATTATCGTAATATCTGCAAGTAACGATATTGAAAAAATATCTGAGTCTATCGAAGTTGGTGTAAATAGTTTTATTCAAAAACCAATTGATACTAAAAAAATCATTGAACTTCTTAGTGGAATCACTTCAATGATCAACAAAAAACGTAAAGTAGAAACAAAAACTTTCTCTATCTCTTTACCGTTAGATTTATATGATCTTGTAAATGAGAATGCAAAAGAGGAAAGTATCTCTAAAAATGCAGTTATTATTAGAGCATTAAGAGGTTTTTACGAAAATAACTAA
- a CDS encoding NAD(P)/FAD-dependent oxidoreductase has product MIKVAVVGAGYGGLRAIEHLVGNEQVSLYLFDENSYHYLQTEAYGYIAGRFDLHDVALDLNNWCHGFKYPITFIKEKVEYINSSKRSIQTASSTYDYDYLIIATGARTNFFSFIDGMDKYGYGVKKLFRSHSFRTSFEHLLYEKLENPSIQGQTINLAIGGAGLSGVEIAAEMSDVIKRHTKSIGESAKEIKVYLIDASETILPGMSPYIIENTKNRLNDLGINIMTKSFIERVDLDTVYFKDGRKLDYTFMIFTGGILANTIECDINPSLNRTNQYICDTTLRIEKNIFVIGDCCEIKDKKQNILPPTAQIAEKSAEYAASSIEKLIQNKEIQPFSANVDGIFVALGGKYAVGELFSYIKVKGYLAYYLKKLITKSYYIGLKFRLNTGFKKRTMSEGEE; this is encoded by the coding sequence ATGATTAAAGTAGCAGTAGTTGGTGCCGGTTACGGTGGTTTAAGAGCAATAGAACATTTGGTTGGTAACGAACAAGTTTCATTATATCTATTTGATGAAAATTCATATCACTATCTACAAACAGAAGCTTACGGTTATATTGCAGGTAGATTTGATCTGCACGATGTAGCACTTGATTTAAACAACTGGTGCCATGGATTCAAGTACCCTATTACGTTTATAAAAGAAAAAGTTGAATATATTAACTCTTCAAAGCGTTCTATTCAAACAGCCTCTTCCACTTACGATTATGATTATCTAATAATTGCTACTGGTGCACGTACGAACTTTTTTAGTTTTATAGATGGCATGGATAAATACGGTTACGGAGTTAAAAAGCTTTTTAGAAGTCATAGTTTTCGTACATCTTTTGAACACCTACTTTATGAAAAGCTTGAAAATCCATCTATACAGGGTCAAACCATCAACCTTGCAATTGGTGGTGCAGGACTAAGCGGTGTAGAGATAGCTGCAGAGATGAGTGATGTTATAAAAAGACACACTAAAAGTATTGGTGAGTCTGCAAAAGAGATTAAGGTTTACCTTATTGATGCAAGTGAAACAATACTGCCTGGTATGAGTCCATATATTATAGAAAATACGAAAAATAGACTTAATGATCTAGGTATAAACATAATGACAAAGTCATTTATTGAACGTGTAGATCTTGATACAGTATATTTTAAAGACGGTAGGAAACTTGATTATACCTTTATGATATTTACGGGCGGAATATTAGCAAATACAATAGAATGTGATATAAATCCTTCATTAAACAGAACAAACCAATATATATGCGATACTACCCTACGCATTGAAAAAAACATATTTGTAATTGGCGACTGTTGTGAGATTAAAGACAAAAAGCAAAATATACTTCCCCCTACTGCACAAATCGCTGAAAAAAGTGCAGAGTATGCAGCTAGTTCAATAGAAAAGCTTATACAAAACAAAGAGATTCAACCTTTCTCAGCAAATGTAGACGGTATTTTCGTGGCACTTGGAGGAAAATATGCAGTAGGTGAACTATTTTCATATATTAAAGTTAAAGGGTATTTAGCATATTATTTAAAGAAATTAATCACAAAAAGCTATTATATCGGCTTAAAATTTAGATTAAATACCGGCTTTAAAAAACGTACAATGAGTGAAGGAGAAGAATAA
- a CDS encoding AAA domain-containing protein, which yields MNNDKLLKILKYWYSQELLLPQTIENPSKINNFNQKAFRGTLSEASNFIQNTKHHVKPGYGWEYILYGGIYKIEKIKQTLINVLNVSDDFEERTQYGNAALYAINIDQNLLPKKDGLQISTAPWALNSICVNKNTSKLDYSDFENISNYLTDWLNNEEFETNFTNVFNIIDEKIVNDIGANFLFEKDLYQVLATQKKLENIKEDTIETDILNSFYTQDLKKTIDSVSLNKNIDLIRTYLEMDESSVVKKRIDIVKNIDYVYDVLSPENIPIACWPSENGYPLAYSQQFAINSILNRLSRNTGLYSVNGPPGTGKTTMLRDLIAMIITERAQKIATLDKPSDLFKSAKQSEAWKTDDYQRWFSPLKEIFLGDEIVVASSNNGAVENVTLEIPASESIDKKWLDKIDFFKTTGDRLISGESWGSGAACLGNSKNKSRFISNFWYDDQQKHLEGFQSYLKKAKDIPEETSIKKWEKAKKEFLSSVEKVKTMKEFRLKIKKLPEQIQVAINSKQIELDNESSKLQTLIQTLQHYQEKVKELTNQQEPIQLIINNLDKVISQDITKSQSCNKEILDIQKQIELHFDKKLSFFEVIIDWLAFKGKRNKSWNEKAIFLEEKEVELQKSQKSLKENIKSKQKKLKKEQLALAEITISLVETRSLVSTTEENIHSKENDINNLRNSMKNLKSKLDSAFQNRNKYEKRENDVNSRELSSPWMDNEFHLARADVFCKALNLHKALIDSNANRLRNNLFCLIDILENKVKANTKFSNTVEHAWATLFFFVPVVSTTFASFGRLFEHLWGKKIGWVLIDEAGQASAQAAVGAIMRAKRVVTVGDPLQLEPIIGLPSSIQDMLRKEAGAHENSLSEYTSVQKRADFSEIHGTYLSSDEENNTWVGSPLRVHRRCCSPMFEISNVTTYNGLMVHGKKKVNERLDKSQWIDVNSSINSGHWIEEEGVVTGKIIKYLSGNDVESKDIYIISPFKDVVKGLKDHFRSLDTIKRENIGTIHTVQGKEARVVILVLGSDPQNEGARMWASKKPNLVNVAATRAKNRFYVVGNKQKWENKRYFKDIVALLN from the coding sequence ATGAATAATGATAAACTTTTGAAAATTTTGAAATATTGGTACTCACAAGAACTTCTTCTCCCACAAACTATAGAAAATCCTTCCAAAATTAATAACTTTAACCAAAAGGCATTCAGAGGTACACTTAGTGAAGCTTCAAATTTTATTCAAAATACAAAACATCATGTTAAACCAGGATATGGATGGGAATATATTCTTTATGGTGGCATATATAAGATTGAAAAAATTAAACAAACTCTGATCAATGTATTAAATGTGTCAGATGATTTTGAAGAACGAACACAATATGGAAATGCAGCCTTATATGCAATTAATATTGATCAAAACTTATTACCAAAAAAAGATGGTCTTCAAATTTCCACTGCTCCTTGGGCATTAAATTCAATATGTGTAAATAAAAACACATCGAAATTAGATTATAGTGATTTTGAAAATATATCTAACTATTTAACCGATTGGTTAAATAATGAGGAGTTTGAAACAAATTTTACAAACGTATTTAATATTATAGATGAAAAAATAGTTAATGATATTGGTGCTAATTTTTTATTTGAAAAAGACCTTTATCAGGTTTTAGCAACACAAAAAAAGCTTGAAAACATTAAAGAAGACACAATTGAAACAGATATATTAAACAGCTTTTATACCCAAGATTTAAAAAAAACAATTGATAGTGTAAGTTTAAATAAAAACATAGATTTAATACGCACATACTTAGAAATGGATGAATCATCTGTCGTAAAAAAAAGAATAGATATTGTGAAAAATATTGATTATGTATATGATGTTTTGTCTCCTGAAAATATACCAATTGCTTGCTGGCCATCAGAGAATGGTTATCCACTTGCATATAGTCAGCAATTTGCTATAAATTCAATATTAAATAGACTATCAAGAAACACAGGGCTTTATTCAGTAAATGGACCTCCCGGTACAGGTAAAACAACAATGTTACGTGATCTTATTGCTATGATAATAACTGAACGTGCGCAAAAAATAGCAACACTTGATAAGCCTAGCGATTTATTTAAATCCGCTAAACAAAGTGAAGCATGGAAAACTGATGATTATCAGAGATGGTTTTCACCACTAAAAGAGATTTTTTTAGGTGATGAAATTGTAGTTGCCTCAAGCAATAATGGTGCAGTTGAGAATGTAACATTAGAAATCCCGGCTTCAGAATCTATTGATAAAAAATGGTTAGATAAAATAGATTTTTTTAAAACTACTGGAGACAGGCTAATATCAGGAGAATCATGGGGGAGTGGGGCAGCATGCTTAGGAAACTCAAAAAATAAGAGTAGGTTTATATCCAACTTTTGGTATGACGATCAACAAAAACATTTAGAAGGTTTTCAAAGTTATTTAAAAAAGGCTAAAGATATCCCAGAGGAAACTAGTATTAAGAAATGGGAAAAGGCTAAAAAAGAATTTTTGTCATCTGTTGAAAAAGTTAAAACAATGAAAGAGTTTAGGCTTAAAATTAAAAAACTACCTGAACAAATACAAGTGGCTATCAATTCTAAACAAATTGAATTGGATAACGAATCAAGCAAATTACAGACACTAATACAAACTTTACAGCATTACCAAGAAAAAGTTAAAGAACTTACTAATCAGCAAGAACCAATACAGCTTATTATAAATAATCTAGATAAGGTTATCAGCCAAGATATTACTAAATCCCAATCCTGTAATAAAGAGATCTTAGATATACAAAAACAAATTGAATTACATTTTGATAAGAAGCTGTCTTTTTTTGAAGTTATTATAGACTGGTTGGCATTTAAAGGTAAAAGAAATAAATCATGGAATGAAAAGGCAATTTTTCTTGAAGAGAAAGAAGTAGAACTTCAAAAGAGTCAAAAATCTTTAAAAGAAAATATAAAAAGTAAACAAAAAAAACTAAAAAAAGAACAGCTTGCTTTAGCAGAGATAACTATAAGTTTGGTCGAAACAAGATCTCTAGTATCTACTACAGAAGAAAATATTCATAGTAAAGAAAATGATATAAATAATTTAAGAAACTCTATGAAAAACTTAAAATCAAAGCTAGATTCAGCATTTCAAAACAGAAATAAATATGAAAAAAGAGAAAACGATGTTAATTCTAGAGAGTTGTCAAGTCCTTGGATGGATAATGAATTTCATCTGGCTAGAGCAGATGTGTTTTGTAAAGCACTTAATTTGCATAAAGCTCTCATTGATTCAAATGCTAATCGATTAAGAAACAATCTTTTTTGTCTTATAGATATTTTGGAAAATAAAGTAAAAGCTAATACCAAGTTTTCAAATACTGTTGAACATGCATGGGCTACACTATTTTTCTTTGTTCCAGTTGTATCAACAACTTTTGCATCTTTTGGTAGGTTGTTTGAACATTTATGGGGCAAGAAGATTGGATGGGTATTAATAGATGAAGCTGGTCAAGCATCAGCTCAGGCTGCTGTAGGGGCTATTATGAGAGCAAAACGTGTTGTAACTGTTGGGGATCCATTACAGCTAGAACCAATAATAGGACTTCCTTCTTCTATACAAGATATGCTTAGAAAGGAGGCAGGAGCTCATGAAAACTCTCTTTCTGAATACACATCTGTACAAAAAAGAGCTGATTTCTCTGAAATCCATGGTACATACTTATCATCTGATGAAGAAAATAATACTTGGGTAGGATCACCATTAAGGGTTCATAGAAGATGCTGCTCACCTATGTTTGAAATTTCTAATGTTACTACTTATAATGGACTAATGGTTCATGGGAAGAAAAAGGTAAATGAAAGACTTGATAAAAGTCAATGGATTGATGTTAATTCTTCTATAAACAGTGGTCATTGGATTGAAGAAGAAGGTGTTGTAACAGGAAAGATTATTAAATATCTTAGTGGAAACGATGTTGAATCAAAAGACATATATATAATTAGTCCATTCAAAGACGTAGTTAAAGGTTTAAAAGACCATTTTAGAAGTTTAGACACAATAAAAAGAGAGAATATTGGCACTATTCATACTGTTCAAGGAAAAGAGGCTAGAGTAGTAATACTTGTTCTTGGCAGTGATCCACAAAATGAAGGGGCTAGAATGTGGGCATCTAAAAAGCCAAACTTGGTAAATGTGGCTGCCACTCGTGCAAAAAATAGATTTTATGTAGTAGGTAATAAACAAAAATGGGAAAACAAACGTTATTTTAAAGATATAGTTGCTTTATTAAATTGA